A genomic region of Micromonospora sp. NBRC 110009 contains the following coding sequences:
- a CDS encoding DUF4291 domain-containing protein encodes MTVPRHQIRAAFTADTVTVYQAYGPEVADPALAAGRFVPPFSRDRMTWIKPSFRWMMYRCGWALKPGQERVLAVEISRSGFEWALAHACLSGYDPRLHGDRAAWRRQLRSSPVRVQWDPERSLRLAPLPYRAVQVGLSGDAVRRYVDDWLVGLTDVTPLARAVHGRLNDGDEPGAAGLLPVERPYPLPAEVARVVDASSD; translated from the coding sequence GTGACTGTTCCCCGCCACCAGATCCGGGCCGCCTTCACCGCCGACACGGTCACCGTCTACCAGGCGTACGGCCCGGAGGTCGCCGACCCGGCGCTGGCCGCCGGCCGGTTCGTGCCGCCCTTCAGCCGGGACCGGATGACCTGGATCAAGCCGTCGTTCCGGTGGATGATGTACCGCTGCGGCTGGGCGCTCAAGCCCGGACAGGAGCGGGTGCTGGCGGTCGAGATCAGTCGGTCCGGCTTCGAGTGGGCCCTCGCGCACGCCTGCCTCAGCGGCTACGACCCCCGGCTGCACGGCGACCGGGCCGCCTGGCGGCGGCAGCTCCGGTCCAGCCCGGTCCGCGTGCAGTGGGACCCCGAGCGGTCGCTGCGGCTGGCGCCGCTGCCGTACCGCGCGGTGCAGGTGGGGCTCTCCGGCGACGCGGTACGCCGCTACGTCGACGACTGGCTCGTCGGCCTCACCGACGTCACGCCGCTGGCCCGGGCCGTGCACGGCCGGCTCAATGACGGCGACGAGCCCGGCGCGGCCGGGCTGCTGCCGGTCGAGCGCCCGTACCCGCTGCCTGCCGAGGTGGCCCGGGTGGTCGACGCCAGTTCGGACTGA
- a CDS encoding OsmC family protein: MTFEVRTRSLPDRPAAIGSAGPFTLVLDRPADGGGDGLGFNGGQLLYLAVAGCVSNDLFREARALGITLHRVEVTVHGDFTGDPAVSTEISYDVQVAGDADDARLRELVARVDAIAEIPNSLRRGTPVRLRHAEVTGDAA; the protein is encoded by the coding sequence ATGACCTTCGAGGTGCGCACGCGCAGCCTGCCGGACCGGCCGGCGGCGATCGGCTCGGCCGGTCCGTTCACGCTGGTGCTGGACCGCCCGGCGGACGGCGGCGGGGACGGCCTCGGCTTCAACGGCGGGCAGCTGCTCTACCTGGCCGTGGCCGGCTGCGTCTCCAACGACCTGTTCCGGGAGGCGCGGGCACTGGGAATCACCCTGCACCGGGTCGAGGTCACCGTGCACGGCGACTTCACCGGCGACCCGGCGGTGTCGACGGAGATCAGCTACGACGTGCAGGTGGCCGGCGACGCGGACGACGCGCGGCTGCGCGAGCTGGTGGCCCGGGTCGACGCGATCGCGGAGATCCCCAACTCGCTGCGCCGGGGCACACCGGTGCGGCTGCGGCACGCCGAGGTGACCGGCGACGCGGCCTGA
- a CDS encoding class I SAM-dependent methyltransferase codes for MSQLFGEVAGGYDEARPGYPPEIVEAIRAYHGRGPGALVEVGAGTGLATRALLGLGAPMTCVEPDPRMARVLAARFPQVEVVNVPFEGWRPPPGGVPALACAMAWHWLDPATRNLRAHDALAPGGTLAVFAHRYDYVDPDDAAALRAAFESADPQPTYDRPESWFHDDVVASGLFTDVRSLPFRRAVPLDTAAYLRLVSTFSPQLKRPPELRERVLAAVGAAVDGFGGTVVMDLRTTLVLARRPA; via the coding sequence ATGTCGCAGCTCTTCGGTGAGGTGGCCGGCGGTTACGACGAGGCCCGCCCAGGCTATCCGCCGGAGATCGTCGAGGCGATCCGGGCCTACCACGGCCGCGGGCCCGGCGCCCTCGTCGAGGTCGGCGCCGGGACCGGCCTGGCCACCCGGGCGCTGCTCGGCCTGGGCGCGCCGATGACCTGCGTCGAGCCGGACCCGCGGATGGCGCGGGTGCTCGCGGCCCGGTTCCCTCAGGTCGAGGTGGTGAACGTGCCCTTCGAGGGGTGGCGCCCGCCGCCCGGTGGGGTGCCGGCGCTGGCCTGCGCGATGGCCTGGCACTGGCTCGATCCGGCCACCCGCAACCTGCGGGCCCACGACGCGCTCGCCCCCGGCGGCACCCTGGCCGTCTTCGCCCACCGTTACGACTACGTCGACCCGGACGACGCCGCGGCGCTGCGGGCGGCGTTCGAGTCGGCCGATCCGCAGCCGACGTACGACCGTCCGGAGAGCTGGTTCCACGACGACGTGGTGGCCAGCGGCCTCTTCACCGACGTGCGGTCGTTGCCCTTCCGCCGGGCGGTGCCGCTGGACACCGCCGCCTACCTGCGGTTGGTCAGCACGTTCTCGCCGCAGCTCAAACGCCCGCCCGAGCTGCGCGAGCGGGTGCTCGCCGCGGTCGGCGCGGCCGTCGACGGGTTCGGCGGCACCGTCGTCATGGACCTGCGTACCACCCTGGTCCTGGCCCGCCGCCCGGCCTGA
- a CDS encoding NUDIX hydrolase, which yields MHPELPRDLPLLERRAVRLVVLDATDRVLLFHTRDPEHPRLGTWWELPGGGLDPGETYLEAAVRELREETGIVVGPSGVGAPTWRRRASFIHRQLRHLQDEVVVPVRLPGPGPDVDETDRLDYEVEDYFGFRWWPVAEIVTERPRCYPGRLPELLPAFLAGEEIDEPFELWS from the coding sequence GTGCACCCCGAACTGCCCCGGGACCTGCCGCTGCTCGAACGACGCGCGGTCCGGCTGGTGGTCCTCGACGCCACCGACCGCGTGCTGCTGTTCCACACCCGCGACCCGGAGCACCCCCGCCTCGGCACCTGGTGGGAGCTGCCCGGCGGCGGGCTCGACCCCGGGGAGACGTACCTGGAGGCGGCGGTGCGGGAGCTGCGCGAGGAGACCGGGATCGTGGTCGGGCCGAGCGGCGTGGGCGCACCGACCTGGCGACGCCGGGCCAGCTTCATCCACCGGCAGCTGCGCCACCTGCAGGACGAGGTGGTGGTCCCGGTACGGCTGCCGGGACCGGGACCGGACGTGGACGAGACGGACCGGCTCGACTACGAGGTGGAGGACTACTTCGGCTTCCGCTGGTGGCCGGTCGCGGAGATCGTCACCGAACGGCCGCGCTGCTATCCGGGGCGGCTGCCCGAGCTGCTGCCGGCGTTCCTGGCCGGCGAGGAGATCGACGAACCGTTCGAACTCTGGTCGTGA
- a CDS encoding non-ribosomal peptide synthetase/MFS transporter has protein sequence MTDLKDPTREAARQALIARRLRARRAAPAARITPRPANVEVPLSYAQERVWFMDQLAPGEAAYHIAVPLRVRGPLDVDALRAALAGLTARHESQRTRFPADTDGRPTVVIEETVDVPLTIVDAPDEVAAQALVEAAAAEPFDLAHGPLLRALLVRLAADDHVLFLGQHHIVGDGWSVDVLLRDLITLYQGGELPSLPIQYGDFAAWEARELDGPQARAHVDYWKQRLAGITPLTLPLDRPRPATQTYRGDFVEFQLDPATTEALNALTRAGGGTLFMTLLAAYQVLLARHAGQDDFAVGASVAGRSAPELENVVGMFINMLPLRAELAGDPTFTELLERTRRSVLDGFEHAEVPFAKVVHELGLPRDVSRSPVFQAMFVLQNYEMGRFSGVSGADDVRFEWTPMELRATRFDFELHAVETAGGLWGKLVFNTDLFTRDTVERMARRWTTLLASIVAAPDTPVSRLELLPAEERALLAAWNDTAADFPRAQTLHGPIEERAAATPDAVALTIEGRSLTYAELNAAANRIAHRLRAAGVGPETLVGVCAERSVELVAGLLGVLKAGGAYLPLDPEYPADRLAFMVTDADAPVVLVQQHLRDVLPDTAAAVLALDDPAVWADQPGTDPAPTAGPEHLAYVIYTSGSTGRPKGVPNTHRGIVNRLDWMQKAYRLGADDAVLQKTPASFDVSVWEFFWPLREGARLVLAKPGGHKDAGYLRDLLVGERITTAHFVPSMLTVFLAEEGIEAATALRRVVCSGEELPLASAVDFSARLPWCGLHNLYGPTEAAIDVTAWPCDPALLGGLSSVPIGAPIANLRLHVLDAAGAECPVGVAGELHIGGVGLARGYHRRPALTAEKFVPDPYSGEPGARLYRTGDLARWMPAPEGTGERGVVEFLGRIDHQVKLRGLRIELGEIESALREQPGVTEAAVIVREDSPGDKRLTAYLVGPAEHAALKAALKETLPEYMVPAAFVTLDALPLSPNGKLDRRALPAPVVTREASVALVEPRDDTERALAAIWSEVLGVDTLGIDDDFFDLGGHSMLATQVVAKIRKAELGGRPVGVMDLFQQRTIRELAAFVSGDAAEAGPRRLLYELTKPIPAAQRVLSYVCVPYGGGSAIVYQPLADALPAGHALWSLAIPGHDVGLSEDALPFDELTTRVADEILERVEGPLALYGHCGVGSAIIAEVARKVEAAGRDLEAVYIGAMFPFARPKGLFATARNRLEQLRSNKHYASWLKSMGVDTDELDPEQADRIISNMRADSRASEEYFTGLLDQRATKLRAPIISVVGSEDPVTDYHRERYAEWQFLSDTLGLVVLDQAGHFFLKYRAEELAEIVTRAHPAVTAGDVSALTPQARGEDAGWAVLDRLRIGETPQPATATVKPSMARFVAVTVGQLVSSTGSALTAFALPIWLFNRTGSVADLGLLWALALICGVLMLPVAGAVIDRVDRRKVMMLTSSVAGLIQLILAALLWTDNLVLWHIYVLVALSSVAGSFQRIAFQSAVPQLVPKRYLGHAMGITQLSTGVATLLMPVFAAGLLAAIDLKGILLVDVASYLVAVATLAVVRFPDLLGWRPRERLLAAIANGLRFSWQHRGFRLMLGYFALGNIFLAPALVLTTPLVLSFGTPTQVAQVALAQAVGAVAGGVLMSLWGGPRRRRMIGVLVANLGTAIGCVLIGLDGSVAMICVGMCWLAMAMTTAQSIYATIVQVKVPQRFHGRVFSLNQTIAWSTLPIGFALLAPGATALFEPMLAPDGALAGSVGAVIGTGPGRGIGFAYVCFGLALVLTTLGGFAIRLLRRFDLEVEDSLPDDLIGAQERERRLAARAAVAA, from the coding sequence ATGACCGACCTGAAGGATCCGACCCGGGAGGCGGCCCGGCAGGCGCTGATCGCCAGGCGACTGCGCGCCCGCCGGGCCGCCCCCGCGGCCCGGATCACGCCCCGGCCCGCCAACGTCGAGGTGCCGCTGTCGTACGCCCAGGAGCGGGTCTGGTTCATGGACCAGCTCGCCCCGGGCGAGGCGGCGTACCACATCGCCGTGCCGCTGCGGGTGCGCGGCCCGCTCGACGTCGACGCGCTGCGGGCCGCCCTGGCCGGGCTGACCGCCCGGCACGAGTCGCAGCGGACCCGCTTCCCGGCCGATACCGACGGACGTCCCACCGTGGTGATCGAGGAGACGGTGGACGTCCCACTGACCATCGTGGACGCGCCGGACGAGGTCGCCGCCCAGGCGCTGGTGGAGGCGGCCGCCGCCGAACCGTTCGACCTGGCGCACGGCCCGCTGCTGCGGGCCCTGCTGGTCCGGCTGGCCGCCGACGACCACGTGCTCTTCCTCGGCCAGCACCACATCGTCGGCGACGGCTGGTCGGTGGACGTGCTGCTGCGCGACCTGATCACCCTCTACCAGGGCGGCGAGCTGCCCTCCCTCCCGATCCAGTACGGCGACTTCGCCGCCTGGGAGGCCAGGGAGCTGGACGGCCCGCAGGCCCGGGCGCACGTCGACTACTGGAAGCAGCGGCTCGCCGGGATCACCCCGTTGACGCTGCCGCTGGACCGGCCCCGCCCGGCCACCCAGACCTACCGGGGCGACTTCGTCGAGTTCCAGCTCGACCCGGCCACCACCGAGGCGCTCAACGCGCTGACCCGGGCGGGCGGCGGCACGCTGTTCATGACCCTGCTCGCCGCGTACCAGGTGCTGCTGGCCCGGCACGCCGGCCAGGACGACTTCGCCGTCGGCGCCTCGGTGGCCGGCCGGTCCGCGCCGGAGCTGGAGAACGTCGTCGGCATGTTCATCAACATGCTGCCGCTGCGCGCCGAACTGGCCGGCGACCCCACCTTCACCGAGCTGCTGGAGCGCACCCGGCGCAGCGTGCTGGACGGCTTCGAGCACGCCGAGGTGCCGTTCGCCAAGGTGGTCCACGAGCTGGGGCTGCCCCGCGACGTCAGCCGCTCCCCGGTGTTCCAGGCCATGTTCGTGCTGCAGAACTACGAAATGGGGCGCTTCTCCGGCGTCTCCGGCGCCGACGACGTCCGCTTCGAGTGGACCCCGATGGAGCTGCGAGCCACCCGGTTCGACTTCGAGCTGCACGCGGTGGAGACCGCCGGCGGGCTCTGGGGGAAGCTGGTCTTCAACACCGACCTGTTCACCCGGGACACCGTCGAGCGGATGGCCCGGCGCTGGACCACCCTGCTCGCCTCGATCGTCGCCGCGCCGGACACCCCGGTGTCCCGGCTGGAGCTGCTCCCCGCCGAGGAGCGGGCGCTGCTGGCGGCCTGGAACGACACCGCCGCCGACTTCCCGCGTGCGCAGACCCTGCACGGGCCGATCGAGGAGCGCGCCGCGGCCACCCCGGACGCGGTCGCGCTCACCATCGAGGGGCGCAGTCTCACGTACGCGGAGCTGAACGCCGCCGCCAACCGGATCGCGCACCGGCTGCGCGCCGCCGGTGTCGGCCCGGAGACCCTGGTCGGGGTCTGCGCCGAACGCTCCGTCGAGCTGGTCGCCGGCCTGCTCGGCGTGCTCAAGGCCGGCGGGGCGTACCTGCCGCTGGACCCGGAGTATCCGGCCGACCGGCTCGCCTTCATGGTCACCGACGCCGACGCGCCGGTGGTGCTGGTCCAGCAGCACCTGCGGGACGTGCTGCCGGACACCGCCGCCGCCGTGCTCGCCCTTGACGACCCGGCCGTCTGGGCCGACCAGCCCGGCACCGATCCGGCGCCGACCGCCGGCCCGGAGCACCTGGCGTACGTCATCTACACCTCCGGCTCCACCGGCCGGCCGAAGGGTGTGCCGAACACCCACCGGGGCATCGTCAACCGGCTCGACTGGATGCAGAAGGCGTATCGCCTCGGCGCCGACGACGCGGTGCTCCAGAAGACCCCGGCCAGCTTCGACGTGTCGGTGTGGGAGTTCTTCTGGCCGCTGCGCGAGGGCGCCCGGCTGGTCCTGGCGAAGCCGGGCGGACACAAGGACGCCGGCTACCTGCGCGACCTGCTGGTCGGCGAGCGGATCACCACGGCCCACTTCGTCCCCTCGATGCTCACCGTCTTCCTCGCCGAGGAGGGCATCGAGGCGGCCACCGCGCTGCGCCGGGTTGTCTGCTCCGGCGAGGAGCTGCCGCTGGCGTCCGCGGTGGACTTCTCCGCCCGGCTGCCCTGGTGCGGCCTGCACAACCTGTACGGCCCCACCGAGGCGGCCATCGACGTCACCGCCTGGCCCTGCGACCCGGCGCTGCTCGGCGGGCTCAGCAGCGTGCCGATCGGCGCGCCGATCGCCAACCTGCGCCTGCACGTGCTCGACGCGGCGGGTGCCGAGTGCCCGGTCGGCGTCGCCGGGGAGCTGCACATCGGCGGCGTCGGGCTGGCCCGCGGCTACCACCGCCGGCCGGCGCTGACCGCCGAGAAGTTCGTCCCCGACCCGTACTCCGGCGAGCCCGGCGCCCGCCTCTACCGCACTGGCGACCTGGCCCGCTGGATGCCCGCCCCGGAGGGGACGGGGGAGCGCGGCGTCGTCGAGTTCCTCGGCCGGATCGACCACCAGGTCAAGCTGCGGGGCCTGCGGATCGAGCTGGGCGAGATCGAGAGCGCGCTGCGGGAGCAGCCCGGGGTGACCGAGGCGGCGGTGATCGTCCGCGAGGACAGCCCCGGCGACAAGCGGCTCACCGCCTACCTGGTCGGGCCCGCCGAGCACGCCGCACTGAAGGCGGCGCTCAAGGAGACCCTGCCCGAGTACATGGTGCCGGCCGCGTTCGTCACCCTGGACGCGCTGCCGTTGAGCCCCAACGGCAAGCTCGACCGCCGGGCGCTGCCCGCGCCGGTGGTCACCCGCGAGGCGTCCGTGGCGCTGGTCGAGCCGCGCGACGACACCGAACGGGCGCTCGCCGCCATCTGGTCCGAGGTGCTCGGCGTCGACACCCTCGGCATCGACGACGACTTCTTCGACCTCGGCGGGCACTCCATGCTCGCCACCCAGGTGGTCGCCAAGATCCGCAAGGCCGAGCTGGGCGGCCGGCCGGTCGGCGTGATGGACCTGTTCCAGCAGCGGACCATCCGCGAGCTGGCCGCGTTCGTCTCCGGCGACGCCGCCGAGGCGGGCCCGCGCCGGCTGCTCTACGAGCTGACCAAGCCGATCCCCGCCGCGCAGCGGGTGCTGTCCTACGTCTGCGTCCCGTACGGCGGCGGCAGCGCGATCGTCTACCAGCCCTTGGCCGACGCGCTGCCGGCCGGGCACGCGCTGTGGTCCCTCGCCATCCCCGGCCACGATGTCGGCCTCAGCGAGGACGCGCTGCCCTTCGACGAGCTGACCACCCGGGTCGCCGACGAGATCCTGGAACGCGTCGAGGGCCCGCTGGCCCTGTACGGCCACTGCGGCGTGGGCAGCGCGATCATCGCGGAGGTGGCCCGCAAGGTCGAGGCGGCCGGTCGCGACCTCGAGGCGGTCTACATCGGGGCGATGTTCCCGTTCGCCCGCCCCAAGGGCCTCTTCGCGACGGCGCGCAACCGACTGGAGCAGCTGCGCAGCAACAAGCACTACGCGAGCTGGCTCAAGTCGATGGGGGTGGACACCGACGAGCTGGACCCGGAGCAGGCCGACCGGATCATCAGCAACATGCGGGCGGACTCCCGCGCCTCCGAGGAGTACTTCACCGGGCTGCTCGACCAGCGGGCGACGAAGCTGCGCGCTCCGATCATCTCGGTCGTCGGCTCGGAGGACCCGGTCACCGACTACCACCGCGAGCGGTACGCCGAGTGGCAGTTCCTCAGCGACACCCTCGGGCTGGTCGTCCTCGACCAGGCCGGCCACTTCTTCCTCAAGTACCGCGCCGAGGAGCTGGCCGAGATCGTCACCCGGGCGCACCCGGCGGTGACCGCCGGGGACGTCAGCGCGCTCACCCCGCAGGCGCGGGGCGAGGACGCCGGCTGGGCGGTCCTGGACCGCCTGCGGATCGGCGAGACGCCGCAGCCGGCCACGGCGACGGTCAAGCCGAGCATGGCTCGCTTCGTGGCGGTGACGGTCGGCCAGCTCGTGTCGAGCACCGGCTCGGCGCTGACCGCGTTCGCCCTGCCGATCTGGCTGTTCAACCGGACCGGCTCGGTGGCCGACCTCGGCCTGCTCTGGGCGCTCGCGCTGATCTGCGGAGTGCTGATGCTCCCGGTGGCCGGCGCGGTCATCGACCGGGTCGACCGGCGCAAGGTCATGATGCTGACCAGTTCCGTGGCCGGGCTGATCCAGCTGATCCTCGCGGCCCTGCTGTGGACGGACAACCTGGTGCTCTGGCACATCTATGTGCTGGTCGCGCTCAGCTCCGTCGCCGGGTCGTTCCAGCGGATCGCGTTCCAGTCGGCGGTGCCCCAGCTGGTGCCGAAGCGCTACCTCGGCCACGCCATGGGCATCACCCAGCTCTCCACCGGGGTCGCCACCCTGCTGATGCCGGTCTTCGCCGCCGGCCTGCTCGCCGCGATCGACCTCAAGGGCATTCTCCTCGTCGACGTGGCCAGCTACCTGGTCGCCGTGGCCACCCTGGCCGTGGTCCGATTCCCCGACCTGCTGGGCTGGCGGCCCCGGGAACGGCTGCTGGCCGCCATCGCCAACGGCCTGCGCTTCTCCTGGCAGCACCGCGGCTTCCGGCTGATGCTCGGCTATTTCGCGCTGGGCAACATCTTCCTCGCCCCGGCGCTGGTGCTCACCACCCCGCTGGTGCTCTCCTTCGGCACCCCGACCCAGGTGGCGCAGGTGGCCCTCGCCCAGGCGGTCGGCGCGGTGGCCGGCGGCGTGCTCATGTCGCTGTGGGGCGGCCCACGCCGGCGGCGGATGATCGGCGTGCTGGTCGCGAACCTCGGCACCGCGATCGGCTGTGTGCTGATCGGCCTGGACGGCTCGGTGGCGATGATCTGCGTCGGCATGTGCTGGCTGGCCATGGCGATGACCACCGCGCAGTCGATCTACGCGACCATCGTCCAGGTCAAGGTGCCGCAACGCTTCCACGGCCGGGTGTTCAGCCTCAACCAGACCATCGCCTGGTCGACGCTGCCCATCGGCTTTGCGCTGCTCGCGCCGGGGGCCACCGCCCTGTTCGAGCCGATGCTCGCCCCGGACGGGGCGCTCGCCGGGTCGGTGGGCGCCGTGATCGGCACCGGTCCCGGCCGGGGCATCGGCTTCGCGTACGTCTGCTTCGGGCTGGCCCTGGTGCTGACCACCCTCGGCGGGTTCGCGATCCGGCTGCTGCGCCGCTTCGACCTCGAGGTGGAGGACTCCCTCCCCGACGACCTGATCGGCGCGCAGGAGCGGGAACGGCGGCTCGCCGCCCGGGCCGCGGTCGCGGCGTGA
- a CDS encoding non-ribosomal peptide synthetase, translating into MTQEWTFPASFAQERVWMANDVDADSPVFNVSNPWRFPAGIDPETAAEVVNQVVARHESLRTYLRVDDGALVQVVRAHERVALPVEDLRGLSETALAERLDALHEELARTPIRLAEPPPWRARLIRSEGALSLLFVAHHAVFDSHSAVLFTRELAAFSEAALTGATAAVPELPIQYADFAVWQRDQLTGAELERQLAFWTGHLAGAPPVTGLPLDRPRPAQLGFAGDEVRFDLPDGLLDRVGALAAGAAATPYMVLLAGFAALLSRISGDPDVVVGVSTAGRDTAELGPLIGMFVNPVALRCDVSGDPTFAELLGRVWDGLVDAMEHGQTPFQKIVEAVHPQRDPSVQPIFQTALNFIPDSGLDPVELGTTKDDLAFDITTGECRLVYRTALFDRATAEAVADRYVRLLAAAVAHPGRPVGALPLLTDAERDLVLGAWNDTAHEVPPTTVVAEVQRQAAAGPNAVALVCDGAPLTYAELNTAANRLARLLVARGVGPETRVALALPRSLELVVAVLAVLKAGGAYVPVDTGYPAGRIAYLLADAEPALVVAAPETAALVPADALVLDGEVGADQADEDLVDADRLAPLRPEHPAYVLYTSGSTGRPKGVVVEHRAVTAYLAWARHTYPGLSGTALLHSPVSFDLTVTGLLGTLTAGGTVRLAALDEPAARAGGRPTFLKVTPSHLPLLDDELSPTGDLVIGGEALTGEQLAGWRAAHPDVAVINEYGPTEATVGCVAARIAPGEPVEPGPVPIGAPTWNTGALLLDAALRPVPPGVVGELYVAGTQLARGYHRRPGLTAERFLPCPYGPPGSRMYATGDLARWRPDGTLDYLGRRDDQVKVRGMRIELGEIEAALLAHPDVRAAAAAVRTDGGEPVLVGYLVGPAVEESVRAELARELPAHLVPAALVRLDALPLTPNGKLDRAALPAPAAAVPAEDSYVPPRTDAESLVAEVYAEILQVEKVGALDDFFALGGNSLRGMRAMARIRAEVDVDLPMRALFGSPVVADLAAQIEERIAAELDGLSDTEVAALLAAEEETR; encoded by the coding sequence ATGACGCAGGAGTGGACCTTCCCGGCCTCCTTCGCCCAGGAGCGGGTGTGGATGGCCAACGACGTGGACGCCGACTCGCCCGTGTTCAACGTCTCCAACCCGTGGCGGTTCCCGGCCGGCATCGACCCGGAGACCGCCGCCGAGGTCGTCAACCAGGTGGTGGCCCGGCACGAGTCGCTCCGCACCTACCTGCGGGTCGACGACGGCGCCCTGGTGCAGGTGGTCCGGGCACACGAGCGGGTCGCGCTGCCGGTCGAGGACCTGCGCGGCCTGTCGGAGACGGCCCTCGCCGAGCGGCTGGACGCGCTGCACGAGGAACTGGCCCGCACCCCGATCCGGCTGGCCGAGCCGCCGCCGTGGCGGGCCCGACTGATCCGGTCCGAGGGCGCGCTTTCGCTGCTGTTCGTGGCGCACCACGCCGTCTTCGACAGCCACTCGGCGGTGCTGTTCACCCGGGAACTCGCCGCGTTCAGCGAGGCCGCGCTGACCGGCGCCACCGCCGCCGTGCCCGAGCTGCCCATCCAGTACGCCGACTTCGCGGTCTGGCAGCGCGACCAGCTCACCGGCGCGGAGCTGGAGCGCCAGCTCGCCTTCTGGACCGGCCACCTGGCCGGCGCGCCGCCGGTGACCGGCCTGCCACTGGACCGGCCCCGCCCGGCCCAGCTCGGCTTCGCCGGCGACGAGGTGCGCTTCGACCTGCCGGACGGGCTGCTGGACCGGGTCGGCGCGCTCGCGGCCGGCGCGGCGGCCACGCCGTACATGGTGCTGCTGGCCGGCTTCGCGGCGTTGCTGTCCCGGATCTCCGGCGACCCCGACGTGGTCGTCGGGGTCTCCACCGCGGGCCGGGACACCGCCGAGCTGGGCCCGCTGATCGGCATGTTCGTCAACCCGGTGGCGCTGCGCTGCGACGTCTCCGGCGATCCCACCTTCGCCGAGCTGCTCGGCCGGGTCTGGGACGGCCTGGTCGACGCGATGGAGCACGGGCAGACCCCGTTCCAGAAGATCGTGGAGGCGGTCCACCCGCAGCGCGACCCGTCGGTCCAGCCGATCTTCCAGACCGCGCTGAACTTCATCCCGGACTCCGGCCTGGACCCGGTGGAGCTGGGCACCACCAAGGACGACCTGGCCTTCGACATCACCACCGGGGAGTGCCGACTGGTCTACCGGACGGCCCTGTTCGACCGGGCCACCGCCGAGGCGGTCGCCGACCGGTACGTCCGGCTGCTCGCCGCGGCCGTCGCCCACCCGGGCCGCCCGGTCGGCGCGCTGCCGCTGCTCACCGACGCCGAGCGGGACCTGGTGCTGGGCGCCTGGAACGACACCGCGCACGAGGTGCCGCCGACCACGGTGGTCGCCGAGGTGCAGCGGCAGGCGGCGGCCGGCCCGAACGCCGTCGCGCTGGTCTGCGACGGCGCGCCGCTGACGTACGCCGAGCTGAACACCGCCGCCAACCGGCTCGCCCGGCTGCTGGTGGCCCGCGGCGTCGGCCCGGAGACCCGGGTCGCGCTCGCCCTGCCGCGCAGCCTGGAGCTGGTGGTGGCGGTGCTCGCCGTGCTCAAGGCCGGCGGCGCGTACGTCCCGGTGGACACCGGGTACCCGGCCGGCCGGATCGCCTACCTGCTGGCGGACGCCGAGCCGGCGCTGGTGGTGGCCGCCCCGGAGACCGCCGCGCTGGTGCCGGCCGACGCCCTGGTGCTGGACGGGGAGGTGGGTGCCGACCAGGCCGACGAGGACCTCGTCGACGCCGACCGGCTCGCCCCGCTGCGTCCCGAGCATCCCGCGTACGTGCTCTACACCTCCGGCTCCACCGGCCGCCCTAAGGGCGTGGTGGTGGAGCACCGGGCGGTGACCGCCTACCTGGCCTGGGCCCGGCACACCTACCCGGGCCTGTCCGGCACGGCGCTGCTGCACTCGCCGGTCTCGTTCGACCTCACCGTCACCGGCCTGCTCGGCACCCTCACCGCCGGCGGCACGGTGCGGCTGGCCGCGCTCGACGAGCCGGCCGCCCGGGCCGGCGGCCGGCCGACCTTCCTCAAGGTCACCCCGAGCCACCTGCCGCTGCTCGACGACGAACTGTCGCCCACCGGCGACCTGGTCATCGGCGGCGAGGCGCTCACCGGCGAGCAGCTAGCCGGCTGGCGGGCCGCGCACCCGGACGTGGCGGTGATCAACGAGTACGGTCCGACCGAGGCGACGGTCGGCTGCGTGGCCGCCCGGATCGCCCCCGGCGAGCCGGTCGAGCCCGGCCCGGTGCCGATCGGCGCGCCCACCTGGAACACCGGGGCGCTGCTGCTCGACGCCGCGCTGCGGCCGGTGCCGCCGGGCGTGGTCGGTGAGCTTTACGTCGCGGGCACCCAGCTGGCCCGCGGCTACCACCGCCGGCCCGGCCTCACCGCCGAGCGCTTCCTGCCCTGCCCGTACGGGCCGCCGGGCAGCCGGATGTACGCCACCGGCGACCTGGCCCGCTGGCGTCCGGACGGCACGCTGGACTACCTGGGCCGCCGGGACGACCAGGTCAAGGTGCGCGGCATGCGGATCGAGCTGGGCGAGATCGAGGCGGCCCTGCTGGCCCACCCGGACGTCCGGGCGGCCGCCGCGGCGGTGCGCACCGACGGCGGCGAGCCGGTCCTGGTCGGCTACCTGGTCGGCCCGGCCGTCGAGGAGTCGGTCCGCGCCGAGCTGGCCCGCGAGCTGCCCGCCCACCTGGTCCCGGCGGCGCTGGTCCGGCTCGACGCGCTGCCGCTGACGCCGAACGGCAAGCTGGACCGGGCCGCGCTCCCCGCCCCGGCCGCCGCCGTCCCGGCCGAGGACAGCTACGTCCCGCCCCGCACCGACGCCGAGTCCCTGGTCGCCGAGGTGTACGCCGAGATCCTCCAGGTGGAGAAGGTCGGCGCGCTGGACGACTTCTTCGCCCTCGGCGGCAACTCGCTGCGCGGCATGCGGGCGATGGCCCGGATCCGGGCCGAGGTGGACGTCGACCTGCCGATGCGGGCGCTGTTCGGCAGCCCCGTGGTCGCGGACCTGGCCGCCCAGATCGAGGAGCGGATCGCCGCCGAACTCGACGGACTCTCCGACACCGAGGTCGCCGCGCTGCTCGCGGCGGAAGAGGAAACGCGCTGA